cgcCGAGCCCTCTCGGCTCTGCCCCTCGAAGGTGCCTTTCCAGCGGCGCCTTttcgcgccccgcggccgggcggttACCTGAGGCGCCGccttcccgccgcgccgctcctgaGGCggccccgggagggggggggggaggcacctGCCGCGCCATCGCCCCCGCGGCCCGACGCCCCCGGCACGGCGGCGCAGGGGGacgggggcggtggcggcgggcggccgcttcgccgccgccccgctcccgccgcggtaGGAAGTTGAGGAAGCGAAGGGGGAAAGAAGCGGGGCGGCTTGGTGGCTTCCTCGGCCGGATCACGCCGGGCTCCCGCCCGCCCGGtgccgcgccggcagcccgggcccgaccgccaccccgcgccgccggctccctccgccgccccccttcagcggcgcggcggcggccgagcagcctgcggggaaggaggagcggcggcgggcggccccctcCGTCCCTCCCTGGCCCCGGGCGCAGCCTGCAGTTGCCCGCCGCAGCCAACAGGTTGCACCGTTCCCCCTCGCTTGGGCCCGGCgtcggcggccgctgccccgcggtGCCGCGCGAGGGGCGGCGAGCGccggcgggctgggccgggccgggccgggctaggcggtgcggcgcggcgcggcccggcgcggagcggagcgctgcTGCCGCCCCTGTTATGTGTCGACTGTCTCCACTCCCTCTCCACgtcggggaggcgggagggagggagggagggagggaggagggggggggaggaggccgcCGCCGCTGTCCTCCATTTTGTGGCTGGGGCAGAGTATCGCCGAGCGCCGCGCGCGTCGCTGCCTGCCTGAGagaaggggtggggaggcggcAGCAGGGGGCAAAGTCTGCGGGGGCAATTAGCGCTAATTAAAGCAGGGGGAGGGGCGGGGATCAGGGCAGGGGCTcgggccggaggggggggggggacggaggaggagaaagaagaagaaggaggaggacaaaaaaaaaaaaaaaaaagaaggggggaggaAGCGGGCGATCGCTGCCTCCCCAACTCCAACGCCGCCGACTTCCTCCCCGCCGCTCGCCTGCCCCTTTCCACCCTTCCTGCCGCCCGCCAACTTGTTTAttccgcccgccgcgggggcgcgATGGCCGTCGGCGGCTGAAGGagccccagcgcccccccccggaCGAGGTaaggggccgcggggcgggcgcggcggcggcgccccctcaGGAATGCCCCgagcgcggggagcggggcgggggggccgcgcgggCCCGCTCGATCCGCTGCCGccacgggacgggacgggacgggacgggacgggggagccgcggcgctgccgcccgccagccgccagccgagccccgccgcggctgGAGGTAGGTTTCcacgcggcggcgggaggcggcggcgccccctccccgcctcctcCGCGCTCGGCTCTTCCTCGCCGCTTTGGCAGCCTGCCGCTCGCCGCCGCTCGGTAGTTTCTCCGGAGAAGTCAGCGTGGATgtttgcttggggttttttttttttgggggggggggcctgggtgggttgtttgtttgcttgtttttttttttttttttggcggggggagAAGTGAGGAAAAAGGGGGCgaagaaagaggagggggagCCGCGAGGCTGGAGCGGAGCCTCGCAGCGATGGGCCGGTCCTATTTTGCAGAAGTGGGTGTGCCAGGGAGACAGCTCAACAGGTCTCGACACATTTCTCTGAAAACTCTACTTTACCGAGGAGAATTTGTTGTAATCCAGCGATTTTTAAGTAgttgcagctcttttttttttttatttttaaccccctccccttctcccccgcTCCGTGGGCTCCGGCAGCCCGCTGCCGCGGCCGAGGGGCCGTTGTCAGACCGAGCAACttggtttttcttccctttcacgcaaaaaaaaccccaaaaaaacccgAACCGGGTGTCGTTCTCTGCAGTCTGTGTTGTCGCGGCCGCCTGGGACGGCCGAGGGGCGCTGGGAAGCGGGGACGTCGCCGGCTGCCGCGTTTCCACTTCGCGGCCGGTGTTGTGGTTTGGGCTGGGGGCGGCTgtcggggcagcggcggccgtttaggagatcccccccccccccttcttccccGGCCATCTCGGAAACCGGGGCAAGAGAGTCTCCGTTTAGCCCTGCTTAAAGGTTATGTGAAATAATCCTTCAGTATTAAGAAAGGTCTTCGAGTCCTTCCACCGGGGAAGTTTTACCCAGGCCAGAGGTGCTGGTCGCAGCGGGTGCTcccagcgcccggccgccccgccagGGCAGGCGTGAACAAGACCAGCGCGAACTCGCTTGGGACGCTCTCCTGTCATCCTGCTGGCTAGGTGCCTCTGTTAGGTTTGATTTTGCTAGGTGCCTCTGTTAGGTTTGATTTTGCTAGGTGCCTCTGTTAGGTTTGATTTTTAACGCTGCCGCTTTTACGGGTTTGGACGTCGTGCCAGCTGCTCGCGTTAGCTGTTTACAGTTAGTGTTTTAGGCCGTAACCAAACGGTATGTAAAGTCTGCGTAAGGACTTACAGTTGTTCTCCAAAGACTCGTACTCTGTGCTGAAAATAATTATAGTAAATACAAACAGATGAAacttacagtatttattttcagtattaaagTTTTCGGAGAATAAGCATCAGCTTTTTAAAGGGCTTGAAGCTAATAAAAGTTCTACTTTAGttagttttatttataaaacactttttttaagaATCGTATTGAGCTTATTTCAAGATTCACGAGTTGCATTGTAAGCTTAACTTACGCAAAGATAGCAAATTTTGTTATTTGCTGTGTTCTGTGGTGGAACGGACAGTAGCACAACATTTAGATTTTTGTCTGGTTGGTAGATACTAAATTTGAGAGTTAGCTTGGGAAATTTTGCAGCTCTCTATCCTGAGCGATGCATCTGAacctcccagagagagagagcaaaccgGCTTGTAAAATGTcagtttttcttccccctttccctgCTCAAGATTTATTTAAAGACAACATAAAATTACCCTTTTCAAATTTGTAAATTGGTTACTATAACAATTTCTTACTTGCTAAGATacaggatggagctgggagagTGTATTGAGACAGATGTCTTGTGTTATAGTCTGATTCTGAGATGTAGTATGCAAACTGACTTGCTGCTTAATCCAGGTTtagcaaagattttaaaaaacatttttttgttaccggtgggaattaaaaaagaaaaaaatgcctagcTTTGAGAGGGACATAGCGTACGTCAGTTCATAACTTTGTTTGCTGTGCCTTCTTTCTCAAAGTAGCTAAACCAGGTTCACCGGATTAATGATTTAGACTCTTTTTGTGCTGTTATGAAAATATCCTTCCTGCGCTAACTTTAAATGCTTCTGATCTTTTTATAGCTGATGTTAAAGTAATGGATTCCAAAGAATTGCTTAACTCCTCAGATCAAGACGAAGCAAGGAAAAATGCGCTCATCAGTACCAAAGGAGGGATTGTGATGGACTTTCATCCACCCTTCAGGGGTGGAGCTACTGTACAAGCCCCTGGACCTACGTCTCCTCTCCCTGTGTCTTCTCAGTCAGATTCCAATCAGCAATCTGCTTTGGCTGACTTTTCAAAAGGATTAGTAAACAATGTGCCTCAGCCAGATCTTTCCAAGGCAGTATCGCTGTCAATGGGACTGTACATGGGTGAAACAGATGCAAAAGTGATGGGAAATGACCTTGGATTTTCGCAGCAGGGCCAAACTGGCATCTCTTCTGGAGAAACGGACTTCAGGCTCCTGGAAGAAAGTATTGCAAGCTTGAACAAGTCCTCTAGCTTGGCAGAGGACGCAAAGGGAGCAATATCTTCCGAGGTGCCACTTGAGCAGGATTTTTCGGTCATGGCTAGCCGCAGTGTACCTTTAGAGTCAGGAACTTCAGTCCAAAGCCAAGTTGGCTCTAATGGTGGCAACTTGAAATTATTCTCCGAAGACCAAAGCACCCTGGATATTCTCCAGGACTTAGAATTGCCACCAGTTTCACCTGGCAAAGAGCCAAATGGGAGCCCATGGAGGCTTGACCCACTGCTGGATGATGGCGGTTTGCTGTCCCCCATATCCGCAGATGAAGCGTTCCTCCTGGAGGGAAATCTGGGTGAAGACTGCAAGCCTCCTATTTTACCTGACACTAAACCTAAAATTAATGACCGTGGTGACCTTTTACCCAGTCCCAAAATGCCAATGCCTCAAGTGAAGACGGAAAAGGAAGACTTCATTGAACTGTGTACTCCTGGCATAAAGCAAGAAAACATGGGCCCAATTTATTGTCAGGCAAATTTCTCTGGGTCTAATCTACTGGGTACTAAAGTCTCTGCCATATCTATCCATGGTGTCAGTACCTCTGGGGGACAGATGTATCACTATGATCTAAATACTGCATcgctctctcagcagcaggatcagaAACCAATTTTTAATATCATTCCATCTCTTCCTGCCGGTTCAGAAAATTGGAATAGGTGCCAGGGATCAGGAGATGAGACTCTAGCTCCTTTGGGAACGCTCAACCTTTCTGGCAGACCTGCTTTCTCTAATGGCTATTCAAGGTAAttagtttttgttgcttttattaaaatactgCAAGTATATTCAGCATGCATgctggcttcccccccccccccccccaaaagcgggTCATTTGTTATGTGTGACTGTCTACTCGGACATCATTGATGTGTAGTTACTATATAGTACAATAGTAAATTTAACCAGGTGTTCAATTATAGgtactggaaagaaaagaggaggggagctggcatccttttaaaaacaaaaattgtaaGATATGACCTAAAAGGAAAAACTGACTCTATGGTAGAAGGATGTGTACACGAGGCAGTATAGAGAAAAGTGTTTAAGCATATACAAAAGCTACTTTATTCTCAAGAATTAGAGGATCTAtcatggtggatttttttttttctagtgttacTTGAATGTTAAGCACAAAAATAACTTGGTTGCTGGGTGAATTTCTGGAGTTACATTTAAGCTGAACTAGAATTTTAGCTTTGCTTGGAATTGCATTTACCCTACATGGACAGCAAGATTCCAAGTAGGAAATACTCAACAGTTTGTTTAAGAACTACGCTTAAAGAGAATTTTTGCAGTAAGGTTTAACTGTACCTTGAatagagctggaggagggctttTTTATAGGTGGTTTTCTGAGAGGAAGGTACGTTAGGCAGAggtaattattatattattaatagTATCAATTAATATTAAGTTACCGTCTAGTAGCATTTTCTAAAATTTGTTCACGTATATTTTCAATGGTTAAGTAAAATACTTTTCCTCTCCAGTAAAGAGAATAGTGGCAGTTTTCTCAATGGGTACACGCATATGTCTTGTCTCGCAGTCAGAGGACAGATTCTGATTTCGGTCCGGATGCCtatttgtgtatttttcttaGCTGTTATTTAACGTGTCCTTGCACAAGCGCTGTGTTTGGTCTCAATTGAGCAAGagtttttgatttgtttctgtgGAGCAGTAGTGAGAAAATGTCTCTAAAAATCAGTATGTGTAAAACCAGTGTAAAATTCTATTGAAATACCTGtcttaactttgtttttattgcCCAAGTTTTTATTGCCCAAGTGACAGTCAGTTCCCAATTGTTAGCTGTCAGTCTGATTGCTGTCGTTACACGTTATTAGCTAGGTTTTCCCACGTTTGAAATGAGCTGTACAAGGACTACTCGTTAGCTTCGGGAAGAAAACTTGCAAATCGGTTTCATTCCTAGATTTCTGTAGTAGTTCTTGATTTTTTGTAATAAAGATGCAGTTTTCTTTGGTGAAGGGTTTATAGCAATCTGTAATATAAAGaatccagaaaggaaaatgaagaattgCAATGAAATTCCATTTCGCTATATGAATATTGAATGTGCCTtatcttattatttattttgacaaagtAGGAGTCCTTTGTGCTAAACTTTTGCATAACCAGTTCATGATGTTTTTAGAGTGTGTTTGGCTTTTTGCGGGGTTTGTGGTGTTGTCAGCTTTTTTTGGTCTCAATATACTTTTAATGGCAGTCGCTTGAAAAATCTTTATCAAAGcaagaaaatctgtttctgaacTTGGGAGATAAATTTCAGTGTTTAAGCAGATTCCATATAGATAATGGAAACGTCTATTTGGAtaatatttctgtgaattttgtggtttgttttttcattttacagaattaTTCTGTTGGAACCAAATACATTCCTATCTGAATGGTTTCCAATAAAATGTTTGTCAGGCTTTTGGTGAATTTCACAAATACCATTTTTTACGTACTAGGTTTGTTGATGATGGTGTGATAAGAACCTGCTAAAGCTGCTAATGCGCACCAAATACATCTGATCCTGAAGTAAAAAGGACAGCAGTGCTAGATGTTATCGTAGTTTTTGCAAACAACATTGAACAGTGTGCTCAGAATGGTTTTATTGGGACTGACGAGATATTGATATGCAGGCATGTTGTGAAGAGTTAGCAGAAAGCcacagcagaggtgctgctgtaGAAGGAGCATCTGAAGCATTGTAGGCAAAAGTCTGCCTCAACCACTGAACAGTGTTAGTAATTCTGTTCAGTAAGTGCTGACGTTCTTGCTTTCTACAAGATTGTCTTACatattaatgctttattttgcctTATTTGAGATAATGGGTTCCTTTCTTACTTCAAAAAATGCGGAAAGAATTTTGGGGGGAACTCCTAGCgtagttttgcttaaaaaaacgTTCATAGAAGCTGTTTTTGCTTaccaaccatttttttttaaatactaaaaccACAATTGCGATTCTAAAGCcaatgttgtttgtttttgctttggatGTTTTGTGTAAAATAGAGGCAACTCTATCTTCTTTCTTAACTATCTTGGAGAGGCTGATGAATCCTGGGCTCCTGGTGTTTAAAACAGGAATCTTCCTTCTTCCTAAACCTTGTCAGAAACATTTGGTCTAAACTCAGTTAGTTTAACTTGATGTGTTGTGGATTTGTCTTACAGAAGACCTAACAAAACTAGCATTCCCTCTGtttgtttcagaaacaaaagaacagCTAACTGGCCAGGCTCCCGTGATCATCCGTCTGTAAGGATACTGATTCTGTGAGGTGAAGGCTGGGATCTTGAGAATTACTAAAATTGCATTTCCTGTAGGAAATATTTCCTGGTTTTGGTCATCTTATTTTACTGCTCATAATGTGTTAATTATACATTAAACATATGTGAAGAAAAGCCACAGTTCTGTTCTAGTGTTGAGATAGTATTTAATCTTACTGATTTCATGAAAAAATATAGTATCTCTGTACAGACACAGTCTTGAATTGATGACATGTAATCTTTGAGTGTTTTTATATCTGATGGAAATGCAGCGTGCTGTCTTTAATGAGATCAGCGATAATCAGGGCTGAGAAAAATACCCAGTTTGCCTATGAACAGTAGAAAGTATTCCAGAGTTAATGCAGCTAGTTAATGCTTGTGCTAACGTGCAGAAAAACCTTAGAGCTGTGCAGCtcagtattttaaaaggtaatattCAAAATCTGCTCGAGTTGCAGGAAAACTTTCAAAAATTTAGGACAGCTTTATTCTGGAGTTACTTTGGTGAGATCTCTGATCTGGATAAGTAAACTGTTGATCAATCCGAATGAaccaaattaagaaaaagaataagagaaaaaaagtaggacaacagaaaaatctgcattagactttttttttttttttttttagtagaagaaATGGGGCAGTATCTGGAGGAGgaataaaacaaactgaaagtaTTTGGTAAATGTTTCACTGAAGAATTTGAGGTTTTGATGGTATCTATCCCTAATCTGATATTATTTGTGATTTATTCCACGGATGCCAGTGAAATTTGTTAAACttcaaggaaataattttagCAATATACACTTTATAAAACTCTTGAGTGGTATATACATTAAATCCATTGCTCAAGTTTTTTATTCCTCTGACTTCCTGGAGATGTGGCTTATGGTGGTGGAATGAAAGATAATAAGAAACAACACagcaacacagattttttttttttttaattgcttagcCTACAGCCAGAATTTACAAAAACTGGGCCCCGTTGGCAGTGTTACAGCTTCTAGTATTACATTTGAAATCATTCCTAGTATTTAAGCTTGAGGGGGATAAGGATCATTAAGGAAGTTTAAGAAAggacaagagagagagaatatttaaaaaaaaaaaaaaagggaggggggaagttTTTTCTGATCAGTTGTACTGAAAAGCCTTTAAAGCCTTTCTTCTAGGAAAAGTTACCTTTTCTTTATGCCTGTTTAGCTGGGATTCTTTTTTGGAGGCAGACATTTtactagaaggaagggggggtggAAGTGATCCTTTGCTAGAAATGGTAAAGGTCAGTTGTCCCTTTGTCTTACCTCATTGTTTGGGCTTGGCTCTTGGCCAAGGCCAGTGGCTTGGCAGGATTGAACCTAGTACTTTAAATGTTGTCTGACTCAGCAGTATGTAATGTATGGCACATGctgaaatgtgttcttttttttttttttttgttaatgccaaaataaaagtattaaataGACTTGTTATTTGGAGGGAGTGCTTTGGGTATCGATAGTATATACTGAGATTTGTCAGCTTAATGGAATGTTGTACTTGGTTTTTGAATCTTTGAAATAGACAACcaaaagagctttatttttttgGCAGAAAGGATTGAACCAGGAATGTCCTGGAGCATGCGAAATACGGCGCTATAAAACTCAGAATACTTAGATAAATGATAGTTCATGCAAGATCAAGTCTACTTTTCCTCATTTTAGCTGACTTATTCAGCTCATTGATAACTGAGTAGTTGTCAGCTAGCTAGTAGGTATTCCCCCTATATTTCCTCTGTTAAGCCTAGTTCTAGTTTGTAGAAAACAAGTTGGTTTTTGTTGCCTgttgtgaatttcttttttatcCATCTTAATAATTGAAATTTATATGGTGCCTCATTGTACTTTTCTGTTGGCAGTAACAGCAAAAGTATAGTTTTAAACCAGTTCTATTCATGAATCTTTTTATGAAAGTGAAATATATGATGTAGCAGTTGCACAAGGTATATATTTACTGTATTAAAGGTGACTGTCTTACACTGTGTGAGTAAATTGTGTTGAGGATGCAAATTCCCCTCTTTTCCTATTACTGCTATTCTGATAATGAAAAGATTGACTATTATTCTATGCATGTATGTAACTgtaaactacattttaaaaggttACCAAGTCCTCCTCTCTCCCTAGGTCCCCCTTTCTAGCCACCATCCAGCAGGTATGCTTTTGGTGATTCCCTCTAAACTGCCTAGCTTCAAACAGTGAAAAATGTAAAACCTTGCTGTTGCTATCTTTAATATAATGCTTATAGCAAAAGTTTGACTACTTACAGTTTTACGTTAGGCAAAATCAAGATAcgttttttctcttgtttccatGTGGAAGCAGGTATTGCTCTTCACCTTTACCAGTGGCGGTTCAGTATCTCATGTCCATAAGTATTGTTCACTAGTACGTATGCTTGATCTGGCTTGGTTTCCAAGGCAGTTGTTGTTTCAGCAATTAACACTCTACAGTTAATCCAAAGTATGATGGGAAAGGTGGTTCTCATACCAGTGTTTGTTTAGGCTTAAGTAAGGATATCTTCCACAACTTTTTCACTATCTAGTTCATCAGATGTAGTTCAGCAGAATGGGTTTTGTGTTCTTTGATTAGTGCGACTCCTCGTACATGCTCGTTGCACAAATTTAAGCCAAAGTCCTTTACGTTTTCTTCCTTATTGATATATAGCATTCCTTCAAGAAAGGAATTATCTGTTAATTTCATTAGCCTTTTACCTATTGTAAGCtagtcattttatatatatatatgtatgtatgtatgtatatgtataaaacaattttttcagtAGTGTGCAGCTTCTGGATCTTTTCAGGATGCTTCAGAAAGATcaaatgttggtatttcagtCTGAAATGAGATCTGCAGAATTTTTCGTAGGGCGTTTTGTTAAATCTCCTTACCGATGAGCTGAGCAACACCTATGCTCTTAGCATTGGTTGTTATGATTGGTGTCTTATCCACAAGTCTTACAGGAAGAGGGTAAGTGCTCAACACTCACAAGCTTGTCTTGGAGAAAATGAGCATATGTTTCTTGATAATAACTTTTATTCTTCTCCAAAACCCCTTCCTTGTGGAATATGGCAAGGCATATTTACATTTACACTTTGTTTTAGGGCAGATTCAGGCTGCCCGAGTACATACCCTACCACTGATGTGCTAGTATAACATTAGAATTTACAGATTTTGCAAACAGTTTCAATGTCATTAGTCTTGACATAAGCAAAGTATCAATAAACTCCTGCTTATAACTTGGGTTGAAAACAACTTTATGGGGCTTTTTTGTGTTATTGAAATAACTGAAGCGGTGTGTAGTCTGTAGCAtacaaaaattaactttaaaatgttttcataaaatttttaaCTTGTAGCTGTTCTTTGAAACACAGAAACAAATACATATGTGGAAAAAGGTAGTTTCTGGAAAGAATATTTAACTGTATGGTCCACTGTACAACAAGTCCAGAGAGCTTGTTGTGTTAAACTATCTTTGGCTTTATAGCCTTTgtctccctgagcctggcagtATACtcaaatttaattttgtaatttactGAAGCATTAATGTATTACTTTGTTGCGTATACAGATTATTTGCATTGTTTTCAAAACAGAGTTTTCTTGACTGATTCACTATAGTATGAAATCCGTTTATAATACAGCATTTGCTTAAAGAGCCAAGACACTTGTAGACCAGGAGTTAATCCTGTTCTGGCTTCTGGAAATAATAAGATACTGTCAGTTGATAACCTCATCCCCAGGGGATAGAAATGAACCAATACAGCTGGAAGAGCTGACacacttaaaactttttttttaaaataatttctctcagCTCATTGTCTTGGCACTGACTTCATGTCAACTATTTTCAAACATCTGTaggaaaaatttaaacaaaacaattacagttactctgtgtgtgtgtgtgtgtgtgtgtgtatgtgagggtGAGAGAAATGGTGATTACTGCTTTGCCAGTCCCCTACGCTGGAATCTAAACAGTCGTTAACCCGTAATAGCTGTGTTTCTTCATGATTATGTTGTCAGGGGAGTGCACAGACAGTACTCCGTGAGCGTCTCGGAGCACTTGGGTGTCGCAGGCTGAATTGTCTGGGAAGCGAAAGACTAAGGACATGCCACTCTCCCTGCGTTTCTGTAGGCATACAAGAAGGTGCAGGTAGTCCCCCCTAACAAGTCCACTGTTGCGAATTACTGTGGTAATTGGAGGGGTGAGTAATTGTTCTTCCAGGAGTAGTGTATTGGGTTTGGAGCACAGTTGAGTACAGTTAGTCAGTCTCCTAGAGTTGTCCTTCTTACCTCCTGTTTTCTACAAAGAAGGTGTAATGTTGCAGGCATGCTTCCTATATCCCTGACTGATGTTAATCAGCTAAAACTAACCTCTGCCATggtgtgtgatttttcttttttttttctttttatttttctttttttttaacagagttcATTCTTTCTTGGTTGAAACAGTGTCTTTATGTGTTCAAGTTACATGCTGTGTTGCTTGAAATATAATTATATGTAATATGTGACAAAATATATTCCCTCGACTTTTGCAGCCTACACCCATAGATTCCTCACGCGTCCCCTCTAGGTGTCCTAAAGGTGCGTTTTGGCAGCAGCAATAGGATGTAAGTGTAGTTTCACGTGATCTTGTTCAGAGAGAGGTAATGCTGGGTAACATGTGGAGTTTAATTTTATAATGTAGATGGTGTCAGTTTTTCATGCTGCTCT
The sequence above is a segment of the Struthio camelus isolate bStrCam1 chromosome 13, bStrCam1.hap1, whole genome shotgun sequence genome. Coding sequences within it:
- the NR3C1 gene encoding glucocorticoid receptor; the encoded protein is MDSKELLNSSDQDEARKNALISTKGGIVMDFHPPFRGGATVQAPGPTSPLPVSSQSDSNQQSALADFSKGLVNNVPQPDLSKAVSLSMGLYMGETDAKVMGNDLGFSQQGQTGISSGETDFRLLEESIASLNKSSSLAEDAKGAISSEVPLEQDFSVMASRSVPLESGTSVQSQVGSNGGNLKLFSEDQSTLDILQDLELPPVSPGKEPNGSPWRLDPLLDDGGLLSPISADEAFLLEGNLGEDCKPPILPDTKPKINDRGDLLPSPKMPMPQVKTEKEDFIELCTPGIKQENMGPIYCQANFSGSNLLGTKVSAISIHGVSTSGGQMYHYDLNTASLSQQQDQKPIFNIIPSLPAGSENWNRCQGSGDETLAPLGTLNLSGRPAFSNGYSSPGMRSDVSSSPSTTSATTGPPPKLCLVCSDEASGCHYGVLTCGSCKVFFKRAVEGQHNYLCAGRNDCIIDKIRRKNCPACRYRKCLQAGMNLEARKTKKKIKGIQQANVTGTRDASENAGNKSIVPASLPQLTPTLVSLLEVIEPEVLYSGYDSTLPDSSWRILSTLNMLGGRQVVAAVKWAKAIPGFRNLHLDDQMTLLQYSWMFLMAFALGWRSYKQSNGNLLCFAPDLIINEQRMNLPCMYEQCKHMLMVARELSRLQVSYEEYLCMKTLLLLSTIPKEGLKSQSLFEEIRMTYIKELGKAIVKREGNSSQNWQRFYQLTKLLDSMHDVVENLLSFCFQTFLDKSMSIEFPEMLAEIISNQIPKYSNGNIKKLLFHQK